A genomic window from Elaeis guineensis isolate ETL-2024a chromosome 3, EG11, whole genome shotgun sequence includes:
- the LOC140856513 gene encoding small ribosomal subunit protein uS2-like: MATRALSQKELDIQMMLAAEVHLGTKNCDFQMERYVFKRRSDGIFIINLGRTWEKLQLAARVIVAIENPQDIIVQSARPYGQRAVLKFAQYTGAHAIAGRHTPGTFTNQLQTSFSEPRLLILTDPRTDHQPIKESALGNIPTIAFCDTDSPMRYVDIGIPANNKGKLSIGCLYWLLARMVLQMRGTIIPGHKWEVMVDLFFYRDPEEAKEQEEEAPVAPEYGAVAEYTGMVPNDQWPAQQWAPDMGAVPPVVPVVPGVDWTATQGVVAGDGWDAAAAPPPTVDVPPVAPAGWDGQPPAAPSGWES, from the exons ATGGCGACGAGGGCTCTGTCGCAGAAGGAGCTCGACATCCAGATGATGCTCGCGGCCGAGGTCCACCTCGGCACCAAGAACTGCGACTTCCAGATGGAGCGTTACGTCTTTAAGAGAAGATCCGATG GTATCTTCATCATCAACCTTGGTAGAACTTGGGAAAAGCTTCAGTTAGCAGCTAGAGTTATTGTTGCCATTGAGAACCCCCAAGACATCATTGTTCAGTCTGCTAGACCTTATGGACAGAGAGCTGTTCTGAAATTTGCGCAGTACACCGGTGCTCATGCTATTGCTGGAAGGCACACACCTGGAACCTTCACTAATCAACTTCAAACATCTTTTAGTGAGCCCCGCCTCCTCATTCTCACTGATCCTAGAACGGACCACCAG CCAATTAAGGAATCTGCTCTTGGAAACATTCCTACTATTGCTTTCTGTGACACTGATTCACCAATGCGATATGTTGACATTGGAATTCCGGCCAACAACAAGGGGAAGCTCAGTATTGGTTGCCTTTACTGGTTGCTGGCTAGGATGGTTCTGCAAATGCGTGGTACTATCATTCCTGGGCACAAATGGGAAGTAATG GTAGACCTGTTTTTCTACAGGGATCCTGAGGAAGCCAAGGAGCAGGAAGAGGAAGCTCCTGTTGCTCCTGAGTATGGTGCTGTTGCTGAGTATACAGGTATGGTACCAAATGATCAATGGCCTGCTCAACAATGGGCACCTGATATGGGAGCTGTACCTCCTGTTGTTCCTGTGGTGCCCGGAGTTGATTGGACTGCTACTCAAG GTGTTGTAGCTGGTGATGGATGGGATGCTGCTGCTGCTCCTCCTCCGACCGTGGATGTTCCTCCTGTTGCCCCGGCTGGTTGGGATGGCCAGCCTCCCGCTGCTCCCTCGGGTTGGGAGAGCTAG